In Arachis stenosperma cultivar V10309 chromosome 1, arast.V10309.gnm1.PFL2, whole genome shotgun sequence, one DNA window encodes the following:
- the LOC130971506 gene encoding putative pentatricopeptide repeat-containing protein At1g17630 — MLNAVSDCFFSRSSRFHRILLFKPLISFHHFHTCVTHRYELLGYFDSLLQQSLTLQQARQIQSQIFVTDAHRSPFLASRLISLYSRFGLVSDARKVFSLVPFDELQNLLLWNSIIRANVTYGYYEFAVQLYVAMRKLGFFPDGFTLPLVIRACSNIGATGFCNIVHCHVLQMGFWNHLHVVNELLSMYGKLGKMEYACHLFDRMLVRSLVSWNTMVSGYALSCDPVGASRIFKRMELEGLQPNSVTWTSLLSSHARCGFYDETLELFKLMRTRGVEISAEALAVVLSVCADMVDVDRGSEIHGYVVKGGYEDYLFVKNALIGGYGKHEHLRDAHKVFFEMKARNLVSWNALISAYAESGLCDEAYALFMQMEKLDSYLLVRPNVISWSAVICGFASKGRCEESLELFRQMQFCRVIANCVTISSVLSVCAELAALNLGRELHGYAIRIQMDDNILVGNGLINMYMKCGGFKEGHLVFDNIKGRDIISWNSLIGGYGIHGLGERSLRTFDEMLEAGMKPDNISFVAVLSACSHAGLVVAGRGLFNRMASDFGIKPNVEHYACMVDLLGRAGLLQEASDIVRNMPIEPNDCVWGALLNSCRMHRDTDIAEETESNILTLKSEITGSFMLLSNIYAASGRWEDSARVRVSAKSKGLKKTPGQSWIEVRKKFYSFSAGSILHLRQDETYGILEELTRQMTNINKRYSCLNQQCIDDESELLLVTN, encoded by the coding sequence ATGCTCAATGCTGTGTCTGATTGCTTCTTCTCTCGCTCCTCACGTTTCCATCGCATTCTTCTTTTCAAACCTTTAATATCTTTCCACCATTTCCACACTTGCGTCACCCACCGCTATGAACTTCTCGGTTATTTCGATTCTCTTCTTCAGCAATCCCTTACTCTCCAACAAGCTCGCCAAATCCAATCCCAAATCTTCGTCACGGATGCGCATCGTTCCCCCTTCTTGGCCTCCAGGCTCATATCCCTATATTCACGCTTTGGGCTTGTCTCTGATGCACGCAAAGTGTTCAGTTTGGTCCCTTTTGACGAACTCCAGAACCTTCTTCTATGGAATTCCATCATCAGAGCCAATGTCACTTATGGGTATTATGAATTTGCGGTTCAGCTTTATGTTGCCATGCGAAAGCTTGGATTTTTCCCCGATGGGTTTACTCTTCCTCTGGTAATTCGAGCTTGTTCCAATATCGGTGCCACTGGTTTCTGCAATATTGTCCATTGTCATGTTTTGCAAATGGGTTTTTGGAATCATCTTCATGTGGTTAATGAACTTTTGAGCATGTATGGGAAGCTTGGGAAAATGGAATATGCGTGCCACCTGTTTGATAGAATGCTTGTGAGAAGCCTTGTCTCCTGGAATACCATGGTTTCAGGCTACGCTTTGAGTTGCGATCCTGTTGGTGCTTCTAGGATCTTTAAGAGGATGGAGTTGGAAGGTTTGCAACCTAACTCTGTGACATGGACTTCACTGTTGTCAAGCCATGCTAGATGTGGATTTTATGATGAAACACTTGAGTTGTTTAAGTTGATGAGAACAAGGGGGGTTGAAATTAGTGCTGAAGCATTAGCTGTGGTGTTATCTGTGTGTGCTGATATGGTTGATGTAGACAGGGGCAGTGAAATCCACGGGTATGTTGTTAAAGGTGGATATGAAGATTATTTGTTTGTAAAGAATGCACTGATAGGTGGTTATGGGAAGCATGAACATCTTAGGGATGCTCATAAAGTGTTTTTTGAGATGAAGGCCAGGAACCTAGTAAGCTGGAATGCTTTAATATCAGCTTATGCTGAATCAGGATTGTGTGATGAGGCCTATGCGTTGTTTATGCAGATGGAGAAATTGGATAGTTATTTGCTAGTGAGGCCTAATGTCATAAGTTGGAGTGCAGTAATATGTGGCTTTGCTTCTAAGGGCCGTTGTGAGGAGTCACTTGAACTTTTTAGGCAAATGCAGTTTTGCAGAGTAATCGCCAATTGTGTGACGATTTCCAGTGTTTTATCAGTTTGTGCAGAGTTAGCAGCATTGAATCTTGGCAGGGAGCTCCATGGTTATGCTATTAGGATTCAGATGGATGACAATATTTTGGTGGGAAATGGTCTGATTAACATGTATATGAAGTGTGGTGGTTTCAAGGAAGGGCATTTGGTATTTGATAATATTAAGGGTAGAGATATAATCTCATGGAATTCATTGATTGGTGGTTATGGAATCCATGGACTTGGCGAGAGATCATTAAGAACTTTTGATGAGATGCTTGAAGCTGGAATGAAGCCAGATAACATTTCTTTTGTTGCTGTTCTATCCGCTTGCAGCCATGCTGGATTAGTGGTTGCAGGTCGTGGCCTTTTCAATCGGATGGCCAGTGACTTTGGGATTAAACCTAATGTAGAGCACTATGCATGCATGGTTGATCTCCTTGGTCGCGCTGGACTTCTGCAAGAAGCAAGCGACATTGTTAGAAACATGCCAATTGAACCTAATGACTGCGTTTGGGGAGCTCTTCTAAACTCATGTAGAATGCACAGAGACACAGACATTGCAGAAGAAACAGAATCAAACATTCTGACCCTGAAGTCAGAAATAACTGGCAGCTTCATGCTGCTTTCCAATATTTATGCTGCAAGTGGAAGATGGGAGGATTCAGCAAGGGTTAGGGTCTCAGCAAAATCAAAAGggctaaagaaaacacctggaCAGAGTTGGATTGAGGTGAGAAAGAAATTTTATTCATTCTCAGCAGGAAGCATATTGCATTTGAGGCAAGATGAAACTTATGGGATCCTTGAGGAATTGACACGTCAAAtgacaaatataaataaacgATATAGCTGCCTTAATCAGCAATGTATTGACGACGAATCAGAGCTCTTGCTTGTTACAAACTAA
- the LOC130965129 gene encoding uncharacterized protein LOC130965129: MEESSEGTETSKIRNICILAHVDHGKTTLADHLIAAAGGALLHPKLAGRVRFMDYLDEEQRRAITMKSSSICLRYGDHSINLIDSPGHMDFCSEVSTAARLSDGALLLVDAVEGVHIQTHAVLRQCWIERLSPCLVLNKIDRLITELKLTPSEAYVRLLRIVQEVNGIVSAFRSEKYLSDVDSLLATSGMNPNEIENEEADDEADEFQPQKGNVIFACALDGWGFGINKFAEIYASKLGASVNALLKALWGPWHFNPKTKMIAKKKVGGGGDSGKGNAKPMFVQFVLEPLWQVYEGALKGGDEGKGVVEKVVRSFNLSVPARELQNKDPKAVLQAVISRWLPLADAVLSMVVRCMPDPAAAQTYRISRLMPKVEVVSEVGVDRSVLEETERVRKSVEVCDLREDAPCVAFVSKMFAVPVKMLPPLRGENGNSYGGEGESESDECFLAFARIFSGVLHAGQRVFVLSALYDPLKRESMQKHVQEAELQTLYLMMGQGLKVVTSAKAGNVVAIRGLGQHILKSATLSSSMNCWPFSSLAFQVAPTLRVAIEPSDPADVGALLKGLRLLNRADPFVEVTVSARGEHVLSAAGEVHLERCIKDLKERFAKVSLEVSPPLVSYKETIEGEASKMLESLKAFTKSTDYVEKTTPNGRCVVRVRVIKLLPSLTKVLDESPDLVGDVIGINSAQTIKTLDCQRPNVTENDNLAEVLRKRIVDAVESDVLSWNEIDNDHAERCKLEWLKLLRRIWALGPRQIGPNILLTPNIKAEGTNNSVLVRGCSHVSDKLGFVPDSSDGNSVAETSSNASQALYKEAERLESSVVSGFELATAAGPLCDEPMWGLAFLVEAWISPLIEQNDESETHLQSEQYGIFAGQVIATVKDACRAAVLQNKPRLVEAMYFCELNTPTECLGPMYAVLNRRRARVLKEEMQEGSPFFTVHAYVPVSESFGFADELRKGTSGAASALLVLSHWEALPEDPFFVPRTEEEIEEFGDGSSVLPNTARKLINTVRRRKGLPVEEKVVQHGTKQRTLARKV, from the coding sequence ATGGAAGAAAGTTCTGAAGGAACAGAGACCAGCAAAATCCGTAACATATGCATCCTTGCCCACGTGGACCACGGCAAGACCACCCTCGCCGACCACCTCATCGCTGCTGCAGGTGGCGCCCTCCTCCATCCAAAACTCGCCGGAAGAGTCCGCTTCATGGACTACCTCGACGAGGAGCAGCGCCGCGCCATCACCATGAAGTCCTCCTCCATCTGCCTACGTTACGGCGACCACTCCATCAACCTCATCGACTCCCCCGGCCACATGGACTTCTGCAGCGAGGTTTCCACCGCCGCCCGCCTCAGCGACGGCGCACTCCTCCTCGTCGACGCCGTCGAAGGCGTCCACATCCAAACCCACGCCGTCCTCCGCCAGTGCTGGATCGAGCGCCTCTCCCCTTGCCTCGTCCTCAACAAGATCGACCGCCTCATCACAGAGCTTAAACTCACGCCGTCCGAGGCCTACGTCCGCTTATTGCGCATCGTTCAAGAAGTTAACGGCATCGTTAGCGCATTTCGTTCCGAGAAGTACCTATCTGACGTGGATTCCCTTCTTGCCACGTCAGGTATGAACCCTAACGAGATTGAGAATGAGGAAGCAGATGATGAAGCTGACGAGTTTCAACCGCAGAAGGGGAATGTGATATTCGCTTGCGCTTTAGACGGTTGGGGATTTGGAATCAATAAATTCGCTGAGATTTATGCTTCCAAGCTTGGTGCTAGTGTAAATGCGTTGTTGAAGGCTCTATGGGGACCTTGGCATTTTAATCCGAAGACGAAGATGATTGCTAAGAAGAaagttggtggtggtggagaCAGTGGTAAGGGTAATGCGAAACCGATGTTTGTTCAGTTTGTGTTGGAACCACTGTGGCAGGTTTATGAGGGTGCGCTTAAGGGTGGTGATGAGGGTAAGGGTGTGGTTGAGAAGGTTGTTAGGTCCTTTAATTTGTCGGTGCCGGCGAGGGAGCTTCAGAATAAGGATCCCAAGGCTGTGCTTCAGGCGGTTATCAGCAGGTGGCTGCCGCTCGCGGATGCTGTGTTGTCGATGGTGGTTAGGTGTATGCCAGACCCTGCTGCAGCACAGACATACCGGATATCGCGATTGATGCCGAAGGTTGAGGTGGTTAGTGAGGTTGGAGTTGATAGGAGTGTTTTGGAGGAAACAGAGCGTGTGAGGAAGTCTGTGGAGGTTTGTGATTTGAGGGAGGATGCTCCTTGTGTTGCTTTTGTGTCCAAGATGTTTGCGGTGCCGGTTAAAATGCTTCCTCCCCTGAGAGGGGAGAATGGGAATAGTTACGGCGGCGAAGGAGAAAGCGAGTCGGACGAGTGTTTCTTGGCATTTGCTAGGATATTTAGTGGGGTTTTGCATGCTGGTCAGAGAGTTTTCGTTCTCTCTGCTTTGTATGATCCATTGAAAAGGGAATCAATGCAGAAACATGTGCAGGAAGCTGAATTGCAGACCTTGTATTTGATGATGGGCCAGGGATTGAAAGTAGTGACATCTGCCAAAGCAGGAAATGTTGTTGCCATTCGGGGCCTCGGCCAGCATATCCTGAAATCAGCTACTCTCAGTTCTAGCATGAATTGTTGGCCGTTTTCAAGTCTTGCATTCCAAGTTGCCCCGACGCTGAGAGTTGCAATTGAGCCGTCTGATCCAGCGGATGTGGGTGCACTGCTGAAAGGATTGAGGCTTTTGAATCGAGCAGATCCGTTTGTCGAGGTTACTGTTTCTGCAAGAGGGGAACATGTGCTCTCTGCAGCCGGGGAAGTTCACCTGGAGAGATGCATAAAGGATTTGAAGGAGAGGTTTGCAAAAGTAAGTTTGGAAGTATCACCGCCTCTTGTGTCCTACAAAGAGACCATTGAGGGAGAGGCATCCAAGATGCTGGAAAGTTTAAAAGCTTTTACTAAGAGCACAGATTATGTTGAGAAAACAACACCAAATGGTAGATGTGTTGTCCGTGTGCGTGTGATAAAACTTTTGCCTTCTCTTACAAAGGTGCTTGATGAAAGTCCTGATTTAGTTGGTGATGTTATTGGAATTAATTCAGCGCAGACGATAAAAACATTGGATTGCCAGAGACCAAATGTTACTGAGAATGATAATCTGGCTGAGGTTCTAAGAAAACGCATTGTAGATGCAGTGGAGAGTGATGTGTTGAGCTGGAATGAGATTGATAATGATCATGCTGAGAGATGTAAATTGGAGTGGCTAAAACTTTTGAGGAGGATATGGGCTCTAGGACCTAGACAGATTGGTCCGAACATTCTCTTAACTCCTAATATTAAAGCAGAGGGTACCAATAACTCTGTTCTAGTACGGGGTTGTTCTCATGTGTCTGATAAGTTGGGCTTTGTGCCTGATTCTAGTGATGGAAATTCAGTTGCGGAGACATCTTCAAATGCAAGTCAAGCTTTGTACAAAGAAGCCGAGCGCCTTGAGAGTAGTGTCGTATCCGGGTTCGAACTGGCCACTGCCGCTGGACCCTTATGTGATGAACCTATGTGGGGTTTGGCATTTCTTGTTGAGGCGTGGATATCTCCGCTTATTGAACAGAATGATGAATCTGAAACACATCTACAATCAGAACAGTATGGGATCTTTGCAGGGCAGGTAATTGCCACTGTCAAGGATGCATGTAGAGCAGCCGTGCTTCAGAATAAACCCCGGCTTGTGGAAGCAATGTACTTCTGTGAATTGAATACACCTACTGAATGTTTGGGTCCAATGTATGCTGTACTTAACCGAAGACGGGCCCGAGTTCTGAAAGAAGAGATGCAGGAAGGTTCCCCTTTCTTCACTGTGCATGCGTATGTTCCAGTCTCTGAGAGTTTTGGTTTTGCGGATGAGCTCCGCAAAGGGACTTCCGGTGCTGCAAGTGCGCTTCTTGTCCTTAGTCACTGGGAAGCACTTCCAGAGGATCCTTTCTTTGTACCCAGAACGGAAGAGGAAATTGAAGAGTTTGGAGATGGTTCTAGTGTTCTGCCAAATACAGCTAGAAAGTTAATTAACACAGTCAGACGGCGCAAGGGCCTTCCTGTGGAAGAAAAGGTTGTACAACATGGAACCAAGCAGAGGACGTTGGCTCGTAAAGTCTAA
- the LOC130961099 gene encoding protein STRICTOSIDINE SYNTHASE-LIKE 7-like isoform X1 encodes MSGSERCDSVSLTRSELQGRRRTTFFVIVLLPVVIAAVLFRLDPFEPVLLPAHEISRPNLVAGTLARNDNMRRGSEVVGNGRVAGPEDLVYDVATNVVYTGCRDGWIKRVKLSDDSVSGSEVVEDWVNTGGRPLGVALDHGGALIVGDANKGLLRITKDKKVEVLTDEVDGLKFKLTDGVDVAKDGTIYFTDASYKYSLKDHFLDLLEGKPHGRFMSYDPTTKKTKVLLHNLYFPNGVAVSPDQQFVIFCESVLMKCKKYYIEGPKKGSVEKFCDNLPGYPDNIHYDEQGQYWIGLGSGSTSELDIIFKYPLIRKALGMFAKYVVNPNIAKNGGVISVDLDGKPIGHYSDPKLALASGIKIGDHIYCGSLSYPFILRLDVKQYPAISSSSSKK; translated from the exons ATGTCAGGTTCAGAACGTTGTGACTCAGTTTCACTAACTCGTTCTGaacttcaaggaagaagaaggacAACGTTCTTTGTCATCGTCCTTCTTCCTGTGGTTATCGCTGCGGTTCTATTCCGGCTCGACCCGTTTGAGCCGGTTCTGTTACCAGCACACGAGATAAGCCGGCCCAACTTAGTGGCTGGCACGCTGGCTCGCAACGACAACATGCGACGAGGGTCTGAGGTTGTAGGAAATGGACGCGTGGCGGGGCCGGAAGATTTAGTTTACGACGTGGCGACGAACGTGGTTTACACGGGGTGTAGGGATGGTTGGATCAAGCGAGTCAAGTTGAGTGATGACTCAGTGAGTGGCTCGGAGGTGGTGGAAGATTGGGTCAACACCGGTGGAAGACCGCTTGGGGTAGCTTTGGATCACGGTGGTGCACTCATTGTTGGCGATGCCAATAAG GGTTTGTTGAGAATTACAAAGGATAAGAAGGTAGAGGTTCTTACCGATGAGGTTGATGGATTGAAATTCAAATTAACGGATGGTGTTGATGTAGCAAAAGATGGTACCATTTATTTCACAGATGCTTCATACAAATACTCATTAAAGGACCACTTCTTAGACTTGTTGGAGGGTAAGCCTCATGGTAGATTCATGAGTTATGATCCaacaacaaagaaaacaaaagtgctTCTCCATAATCTCTACTTCCCCAATGGTGTTGCTGTCTCACCAGATCAGCAATTTGTCATCTTCTGTGAAAGTGTTCT GATGAAATGCAAGAAATATTACATAGAAGGCCCTAAGAAAGGAAGTGTGGAAAAATTTTGTGATAACCTACCTGGCTACCCTGATAACATTCATTATGATGAACAAGGCCAATATTGGATTGGTTTAGGCTCG GGATCAACCTCAGAACTGGATATAATATTCAAATATCCCTTGATTCGGAAGGCTTTAGGAATGTTCGCAAAGTATGTAGTGAATCCAAATATAGCGAAAAATGGAGGAGTTATATCTGTGGATTTGGATGGAAAACCAATTGGTCACTATTCTGATCCCAAATTAGCATTAGCAAGTGGAATTAAAATTGGTGATCACATTTATTGTGGTTCCCTTTCTTATCCCTTTATACTACGTCTTGATGTGAAGCAATATCCTGCTATCAGCTCATCatcttcaaaaaaataa
- the LOC130961099 gene encoding protein STRICTOSIDINE SYNTHASE-LIKE 7-like isoform X2, with protein sequence MSGSERCDSVSLTRSELQGRRRTTFFVIVLLPVVIAAVLFRLDPFEPVLLPAHEISRPNLVAGTLARNDNMRRGSEVVGNGRVAGPEDLVYDVATNVVYTGCRDGWIKRVKLSDDSVSGSEVVEDWVNTGGRPLGVALDHGGALIVGDANKGLLRITKDKKVEVLTDEVDGLKFKLTDGVDVAKDGTIYFTDASYKYSLKDHFLDLLEGKPHGRFMSYDPTTKKTKVLLHNLYFPNGVAVSPDQQFVIFCESVLMKCKKYYIEGPKKGSVEKFCDNLPGYPDNIHYDEQGQYWIGLGSTADIFTKAHHPNSRWYP encoded by the exons ATGTCAGGTTCAGAACGTTGTGACTCAGTTTCACTAACTCGTTCTGaacttcaaggaagaagaaggacAACGTTCTTTGTCATCGTCCTTCTTCCTGTGGTTATCGCTGCGGTTCTATTCCGGCTCGACCCGTTTGAGCCGGTTCTGTTACCAGCACACGAGATAAGCCGGCCCAACTTAGTGGCTGGCACGCTGGCTCGCAACGACAACATGCGACGAGGGTCTGAGGTTGTAGGAAATGGACGCGTGGCGGGGCCGGAAGATTTAGTTTACGACGTGGCGACGAACGTGGTTTACACGGGGTGTAGGGATGGTTGGATCAAGCGAGTCAAGTTGAGTGATGACTCAGTGAGTGGCTCGGAGGTGGTGGAAGATTGGGTCAACACCGGTGGAAGACCGCTTGGGGTAGCTTTGGATCACGGTGGTGCACTCATTGTTGGCGATGCCAATAAG GGTTTGTTGAGAATTACAAAGGATAAGAAGGTAGAGGTTCTTACCGATGAGGTTGATGGATTGAAATTCAAATTAACGGATGGTGTTGATGTAGCAAAAGATGGTACCATTTATTTCACAGATGCTTCATACAAATACTCATTAAAGGACCACTTCTTAGACTTGTTGGAGGGTAAGCCTCATGGTAGATTCATGAGTTATGATCCaacaacaaagaaaacaaaagtgctTCTCCATAATCTCTACTTCCCCAATGGTGTTGCTGTCTCACCAGATCAGCAATTTGTCATCTTCTGTGAAAGTGTTCT GATGAAATGCAAGAAATATTACATAGAAGGCCCTAAGAAAGGAAGTGTGGAAAAATTTTGTGATAACCTACCTGGCTACCCTGATAACATTCATTATGATGAACAAGGCCAATATTGGATTGGTTTAGGCTCG ACCGCTGATATCTTCACGAAGGCTCATCATCCAAACTCAAGATGGTATCCTTAA
- the LOC130946860 gene encoding transcription termination factor MTERF9, chloroplastic-like, translating into MLSRLWPPHIHTASFLLPELPRPHHFLLLSSNACRRTPTFHFRLERRRRPRPRRGSSICCCCGSASEWELKEAGIAVSTFLQGLGVSEEESLSIAFKSPSYSNMLVESVRDLDQHSMWNSDSASLGFREKLLHIASLKGDNGKLPYFESLGFTLSSSITLARYLSSQNLPSLMHKVASIKDHFFSHQADHLLINNIRRMMLHLSIPIDDDLQHTLSFFEKLEARRGGLNVLLSDKDTAFRHLIDSFPRLLSLSLDNHIVPIIDFLHNIGLPRVHITTIILSFPPILFWNIQLLKARLFALKQIHVVDKDYIKLLIRYPWVLSTSIQENYEEVHGFFLSEKVRKICIDSAIRGQPYLLGCSTGKLKSMLDQLADLGVKGNKLDRVIARSPQLLLRKPRDFLQVVLFFENMGLDREIVGRILSRCPEIFAASINKTLKRKIEFLSGVGVSEAYLPGVIRKYPELLVTDTDKTILHRLMYLMKLGLSEKEIGFMVRTFSPLFGYSIEEVLRPKIEFLVKSMKRPVQEVVDYPRYFSYSLEKKIKPRYFVLKGRHIECSLKDMLGKNDEEFAAEFMGVGLGGMLDPPLSSENVL; encoded by the exons ATGTTGTCTCGGTTGTGGCCTCCCCATATTCACACAGCCTCCTTTCTCTTGCCTGAGCTTCCCCGGCCTCATCATTTTCTTCTGCTGTCGAGCAATGCATGTAGACGTACTCCTACTTTTCACTTTCGATTAGAAAGGAGAAGACGACCAAGGCCAAGACGAGGCAGCAGcatttgttgttgttgtggttCTGCCTCTGAGTGGGAACTTAAGGAAGCAGGTATAGCCGTGTCAACTTTCCTTCAAGGATTAGGGGTGTCAGAGGAGGAGTCCTTATCCATCGCATTCAAGTCACCCTCTTACTCCAACATGTTGGTGGAGAGTGTCAGGGATTTGGACCAACACTCCATGTGGAATTCCGATTCGGCCTCCTTGGGCTTCAGGGAAAAGCTTCTTCACATTGCCTCCCTCAAAGGTGACAATGGAAAACTCCCTTACTTTGAGAGTCTCGGCTTCACTCTTTCTTCATCTATCACCCTTGCTAGGTATCTCTCCTCTCAGAACCTCCCATCCCTCATGCACAAGGTTGCATCCATCAAGGATCACTTCTTTTCTCATCAAGCTGATCACCTCCTCATCAACAACATTCGTCGCATGATGCTCCACCTGTCCATTCCAATCGACGATGATCTACAGCATACTCTCTCCTTCTTTGAGAAGCTTGAAGCCAGGCGTGGAGGCTTAAATGTCTTGCTCTCTGACAAAGACACTGCCTTCCGCCATTTGATTGATTCCTTTCCTCGTTTACTTTCACTCTCACTGGATAACCACATCGTTCCTATTATCGATTTTCTCCACAATATTGGACTCCCCAGAGTTCACATCACAACCATAATACTCTCTTTTCCGCCTATTCTGTTCTGGAATATTCAACTCCTTAAAGCTAGACTCTTCGCCTTGAAACAG ATTCATGTGGTGGATAAAGATTATATCAAGTTGTTGATCAGATATCCTTGGGTTCTATCTACAAGCATTCAAGAGAACTATGAGGAGGTTCATGGATTTTTTCTTTCTGAGAAG GTTAGAAAGATATGTATTGACTCTGCAATCAGAGGCCAACCATACCTATTGGGTTGTTCAACTGGCAAGCTGAAGTCGATGCTGGATCAGTTGGCTGATCTTGGAGTTAAGGGAAATAAGTTAGATAGGGTTATTGCTAGAAGCCCGCAGCTACTATTGCGGAAGCCCAGAGATTTTTTACAg GTTGTTCTGTTCTTTGAAAATATGGGCTTGGATAGAGAAATTGTTGGGAGAATTCTTTCTCGCTGCCCAGAAATTTTCGCTGCCAGCATCAATAAAACTCTTAAGAGGAAGATTGAATTCCTTTCTGGGGTTGGCGTTTCGGAAGCATATCTTCCTGGGGTAATCAGAAAGTATCCGGAATTACTTGTAACAGACACTGATAAAACCATACTACATCG GCTGATGTACCTGATGAAGTTAGGACTTTCGGAGAAAGAGATTGGGTTTATGGTGCGCACGTTTTCTCCGCTCTTCGGGTACAGTATAGAGGAGGTTCTGAGGCCAAAAATAGAATTCTTAGTGAAGTCGATGAAGAGGCCGGTACAAGAAGTTGTTGATTACCCTAGGTATTTTAGCTATTCATTAGAAAAGAAGATAAAGCCAAGATACTTTGTACTCAAGGGAAGGCATATTGAATGTAGCTTAAAGGATATGCTGGGAAAAAATGATGAGGAATTTGCTGCAGAATTTATGGGTGTGGGTCTTGGAGGGATGCTTGACCCTCCTCTCTCTTCTGAGAATGTGTTGTAA